A single Phoenix dactylifera cultivar Barhee BC4 unplaced genomic scaffold, palm_55x_up_171113_PBpolish2nd_filt_p 000346F, whole genome shotgun sequence DNA region contains:
- the LOC103723298 gene encoding uncharacterized protein LOC103723298 isoform X1: protein MASCSSLHGILFLPFANKTPKIIASAVAVISHSTAGNGIAWKRLSAIRWKSVRSVSALASSSTDDLRPALDENPEGIISGEWPENFSLLSYDDLRAYLDTQIISEQMKPTALLGEVMSTQIRTATADQTLEEIDHHFEVVSGLPVIDAELKCIGVVSKQDRAKASHGFLWFSICMSKSKVGEVMSSPAITLSPDKTVLDAAALMLKMKIHRIPILNEKQQQVVGMVTRTDIFQALETQVV, encoded by the exons ATGGCTTCTTGCAGCTCTCTCCACggaatcctcttcctccctttcgCAAACAAAACCCCCAAAATTATCGCATCCGCCGTCGCCGTTATAAGCCATTCCACCGCTGGAAATGGTATCGCTTGGAAGCGGCTCTCCGCGATCCGGTGGAAGAGCGTCAGATCGGTCTCGGCGCTGGCGTCCTCGTCGACGGACGACCTCCGGCCGGCGTTGGATGAGAACCCGGAGGGCATCATCTCCGGCGAGTGGCCGGAGAACTTCTCCCTCCTCAGCTACGACGACCTCCGCGCCTACCTCGATACCCAAATCATCAGCGAGCAg ATGAAGCCGACGGCGCTGTTGGGGGAAGTGATGTCGACGCAGATCCGGACGGCGACGGCCGACCAGACGCTGGAGGAGATCGATCACCACTTTGAAGTCGTGTCGGGGCTTCCAGTGATCGACGCAGAGCTCAAATGCATTGGAGTGGTCTCCAAGCAGGACAGGGCCAAAGCCTCCCATGGG TTTTTGTGGTTCAGTATTTGTATG TCGAAATCAAAGGTTGGTGAAGTCATGTCCTCTCCTGCCATCACTTTGTCACCTGACAAGACAGTTTTGG ATGCTGCAGCTTTAATGCTTAAGATGAAGATCCATAGGATACCAATCCTAAATGAAAAACAACAGCAAGTTGTAG GGATGGTTACTCGGACCGACATATTCCAGGCACTGGAAACCCAGGTGGTGTAA
- the LOC103723299 gene encoding shugoshin-1-like isoform X5 produces MNGIELRKLRFMLQKAHQQNAQFAHTNSQMLAEFNLGKDRLKAMQHELGCMTAALRTKTLELEEVKKLYKQHKQPYKNINIVFKENKNKLAEFVPDASHLASYQKACSPNGKRKLRSRSLGTTTLPQQVAAKEKNECRNSRSLRRRSSNLNAEHCEPTEGLFEIEDIKFPIRSLTSDPMHEDNSAQLEPSSAQPKSDAIMNPVKVELQEEKSSSKDHQGSRRSSLGRPMRRAAEKVNSYKEVPLNVKMRRNE; encoded by the exons ATGAACGGCATCGAGTTGCGGAAGCTCCGATTCATGCTGCAGAAAGCACATCAGCAGAATGCACAGTTCGCACATACTAACTCTCAGATGCTAGCG GAGTTCAATTTAGGTAAAGACAGA TTAAAAGCAATGCAGCATGAGCTTGGATGCATGACAGCAGCTCTCAGAACAAAGACTTTAGAACTGGAG GAAGTAAAGAAACTTTATAAACAACACAAACAACCATACAAGAATATAAACATTGTG TTTAAGGAGAATAAAAACAAGTTGGCAGAGTTTGTGCCAGACGCATCCCATCTAGCTAGTTACCAGAAGGCTTGCAGTCCCAATGGGAAGCGCAAACTGAGAAGTCGAT CCCTAGGAACTACTACATTACCTCAACAAGTTGCTGCAAAAGAGAAGAACGAATGCAGAAA TAGCAGGTCTTTGAGAAGGAGATCCAGTAATCTGAATGCTGAGCATTGTGAACCTACCGAGGGATTGTTCGAAATAGAGGATATAAAATTTCCAATCCGTTCTCTGACCAGTGACCCCATGCATGAAGACAATTCTGCTCAGCTAGAACCTTCCTCAGCTCAACCCAAATCAGATGCCATCATGAACCCTGTAAAGGTTGAATTACAGGAAGAAAAGAGCTCATCAAAAGATCATCAAGGGTCAAGGAGATCATCACTTGGAAGGCCTATGCGGAGGGCAGCTGAGAAGGTCAATTCTTACAAGGAAGTGCCTCTCAATGTCAAAATGAGAAGAAACGAGTAA
- the LOC103723299 gene encoding shugoshin-1-like isoform X4, translating into MTSLITRKRLSDITNLTSIRRSPRSKAEDQEMVKAVPTENSALSKIIEEKNKIIDMNGIELRKLRFMLQKAHQQNAQFAHTNSQMLAEFNLGKDRLKAMQHELGCMTAALRTKTLELEEVKKLYKQHKQPYKNINIVFKENKNKLAEFVPDASHLASYQKACSPNGKRKLRSRSLGTTTLPQQVAAKEKNECRNSRSLRRRSSNLNAEHCEPTEGLFEIEDIKFPIRSLTSDPMHEDNSAQLEPSSAQPKSDAIMNPVKVELQEEKSSSKDHQGSRRSSLGRPMRRAAEKVNSYKEVPLNVKMRRNE; encoded by the exons ATGACGTCACTGATAACGAGGAAGAGGCTCTCGGACATCACCAATTTGACGAGCATCAGGAGGTCGCCAAGATCCAAAGCGGAGGATCAAGAAATGGTGAAGGCCGTACCCACT GAAAATTCCGCTCTTTCGAAGATAATTGAGGAGAAAAA TAAAATCATAGATATGAACGGCATCGAGTTGCGGAAGCTCCGATTCATGCTGCAGAAAGCACATCAGCAGAATGCACAGTTCGCACATACTAACTCTCAGATGCTAGCG GAGTTCAATTTAGGTAAAGACAGA TTAAAAGCAATGCAGCATGAGCTTGGATGCATGACAGCAGCTCTCAGAACAAAGACTTTAGAACTGGAG GAAGTAAAGAAACTTTATAAACAACACAAACAACCATACAAGAATATAAACATTGTG TTTAAGGAGAATAAAAACAAGTTGGCAGAGTTTGTGCCAGACGCATCCCATCTAGCTAGTTACCAGAAGGCTTGCAGTCCCAATGGGAAGCGCAAACTGAGAAGTCGAT CCCTAGGAACTACTACATTACCTCAACAAGTTGCTGCAAAAGAGAAGAACGAATGCAGAAA TAGCAGGTCTTTGAGAAGGAGATCCAGTAATCTGAATGCTGAGCATTGTGAACCTACCGAGGGATTGTTCGAAATAGAGGATATAAAATTTCCAATCCGTTCTCTGACCAGTGACCCCATGCATGAAGACAATTCTGCTCAGCTAGAACCTTCCTCAGCTCAACCCAAATCAGATGCCATCATGAACCCTGTAAAGGTTGAATTACAGGAAGAAAAGAGCTCATCAAAAGATCATCAAGGGTCAAGGAGATCATCACTTGGAAGGCCTATGCGGAGGGCAGCTGAGAAGGTCAATTCTTACAAGGAAGTGCCTCTCAATGTCAAAATGAGAAGAAACGAGTAA
- the LOC103723304 gene encoding receptor-like protein kinase 2, translating to MMPRSRQHLTPSSPCLHLLLCHLRLLQLFFLLLLLPTCSSSAATLSTNRGVIALCNWIKSSSLSPSKAFSDWNPSDSNPCNWTHIACDSAGAVTSITIQSVPLALPLPDGLCAALPFLSTLVVSDANLTGSIPHALSSCSRLTLLDLSSNSLSGLIPPSLSRLRRLESLVLNSNQLSGPVPSALGGAAALRHLLLYDNRLSGPLPDSLGDLSQLESLRAGGNRDLSGPIPGPLSRCANLSVLGLADTKISGPIPASLGQLSNLQSLSIYTAMLSGSIPPELGNCSSLVNLFLYENSLSGPLPPSLGRLPKLERLLLWQNSLSGPIPDSFGNLSSIQSIDLSINSISGAIPASLGKLSGLQDLMLSDNNVSGSIPPSLANLPSLSQLQLDTNQISGLISSELGALSSLTVLFAWQNQLEGAIPSSLASLSNLQALDLSHNHLTGPIPPGLFLLPNLTKLLLLSNDISGSIPPEIGRCASLVRLRLGSNRISGEIPPEIGGLKSLNFLDLAGNRLMGSVPTEIGNCSQLQMVDLSNNTLGGAFPDSLSSIPGLQVLDASLNQFSGLIPDSFGKLRAMNKLVLGGNTLSGPIPKSLGQCSSLELLDLSNNQLSGSIPDQLFQIESLDIALNLSRNSLTGPIPDKISALNKLSVLDLSYNMLDGSLAPFAVLENLVSLNVSNNNFTGYLPDTKLFRQLSASDLAGNQGLCTHGGDVCFVSMDDNGRPVMTAEEERRRVHRLQLAIALLITATVAMVLGMIAVIRARRTGGRKGGDGNDSEMGGELSWPWQCTPFQKLSFSVEQVVRSLVDANVIGKGCSGIVYRVNMDNGDVIAVKKLWPSTGTAAPAGKDDGNGNRVRDSFSAEVRTLGSIRHKNIVRFLGCCWNRSTRLLMYDYMANGSLGGLLHERNGFSLEWDLRYRIILGAAQGLAYLHHDCAPPIVHRDIKANNILIGLDFEPYIADFGLAKLVEDGDFARSSNTVAGSYGYIAPEYGYMMKITEKSDVYSYGVVVLEVLTSKQPIDPTIPDGLHVVDWVRRRKGSMEVLDPSLRGRPATEVEEMLQALGVALLCVNPTPDERPTMRDVAAMLKEIRHEREEYAKVDVLLKGSSPSPTMANATTSTSTTLLCQQSSVDGDNSKNTSFSASSVYSSSKAKSPLDCKSGYPS from the exons ATGATGCCGAGGTCGAGGCAGCACCTCACTCCATCATCCCCatgcctccacctcctcctctgCCACCTTCGCCTCCTCCAACTCTTCTTCTTGCTACTGCTGCTGCCAACTTGCTCTTCTTCAGCTGCAACCTTATCTACCAATCGAGGAGTCATTGCTTTATGCAACTGGATCAAGTCATCATCCCTATCTCCTTCTAAAGCGTTCTCGGACTGGAACCCATCGGACTCCAACCCATGCAACTGGACCCACATTGCCTGCGACTCCGCCGGTGCCGTCACCTCCATCACCATCCAGTCCGTGCCACTTGCACTCCCCCTCCCCGACGGCCTCTGCGCCGCCCTCCCTTTCCTCTCCACTCTCGTCGTCTCCGACGCCAACCTCACCGGTTCCATCCCCCACGCCCTCTCCTCCTGCTCCCGTCTCACCCTCCTTGACCTCAGCTCCAACTCCCTCTCCGGCCTCatccccccctccctctcccgttTACGTCGTTTGGAGTCCCTTGTTCTTAACTCCAATCAGCTCTCCGGCCCCGTCCCGTCGGCGCTCGGCGGCGCCGCTGCGCTCCGGCATCTCCTTCTCTACGACAACCGCCTCTCCGGGCCCCTCCCGGACTCCCTCGGCGACCTCTCCCAGCTGGAGTCCCTCCGCGCCGGTGGCAACCGCGACCTCTCCGGCCCCATCCCAGGCCCCCTCTCCCGCTGCGCCAACCTCTCCGTCCTCGGCCTCGCAGACACCAAAATCTCCGGCCCCATCCCCGCTTCCCTCGGCCAGCTCTCCAACCTCCAGTCCCTCTCCATTTACACCGCCATGCTCTCCGGCTCCATCCCCCCGGAGCTCGGCAACTGCTCCTCCCTCGTCAACCTCTTCCTCTACGAGAACTCCCTCTCTGGCCCCCTCCCGCCCTCCCTCGGCCGCCTCCCCAAGCTCGAACGCCTTCTCTTGTGGCAGAACTCGCTCTCCGGCCCCATACCTGACTCCTTCGGCAACCTCTCGTCGATACAGTCCATCGACCTCTCCATAAACTCTATCTCCGGCGCCATTCCAGCCTCCCTCGGCAAGCTTTCCGGCCTCCAAGACCTCATGCTCAGCGACAACAACGTCTCCGGCTCGATACCGCCGTCGCTCGCCAACCTCCCCTCGCTCTCCCAGCTCCAGCTGGATACCAACCAGATCTCCGGCCTCATCTCGTCAGAGCTCGGTGCGCTCTCCTCCCTCACCGTTCTATTCGCGTGGCAGAACCAGCTCGAAGGCGCCATTCCCTCCTCCCTTGCTTCTCTTTCTAATCTTCAAGCTCTTGACCTCTCCCACAACCACCTCACCGGTCCCATTCCTcccggcctcttcctcctccccaaCCTCACCAAGTTGCTGCTTTTGTCCAATGATATCTCGGGCTCCATTCCGCCGGAGATCGGCCGCTGCGCCTCGCTTGTTCGTCTCCGCCTCGGCAGCAACCGCATCAGCGGCGAAATACCACCGGAAATCGGTGGGCTCAAAAGTCTCAACTTTCTCGACCTCGCCGGCAACCGGCTCATGGGCTCCGTCCCCACCGAAATCGGCAACTGCTCCCAGCTCCAGATGGTCGACCTCAGCAACAACACTCTCGGCGGGGCCTTCCCTGATTCGCTCTCTTCCATTCCTGGACTGCAGGTGCTCGACGCGTCGCTGAACCAGTTCTCCGGCCTGATCCCGGATAGCTTCGGCAAGCTCAGGGCGATGAACAAGCTTGTGCTCGGTGGGAATACACTATCCGGGCCGATACCGAAGTCGCTCGGCCAGTGTTCGAGCCTCGAATTGCTGGACCTAAGCAATAACCAGCTCTCCGGCAGCATTCCCGACCAGCTCTTCCAGATAGAAAGCCTCGACATTGCATTGAATCTTAGCAGGAATTCACTCACCGGACCCATCCCAGATAAGATTTCTGCACTCAACAAGCTTTCGGTGCTCGATCTTTCCTACAACATGCTTGACGGCAGCCTGGCCCCGTTTGCCGTGTTGGAGAATTTGGTCTCCCTCAACGTCTCTAATAACAATTTCACCGGCTATCTCCCCGACACCAAGCTCTTCCGCCAGCTGTCAGCCTCCGACCTCGCGGGCAACCAGGGGCTCTGCACTCACGGAGGGGACGTGTGCTTCGTGAGCATGGATGACAATGGCCGACCGGTGATGACagcggaggaggagaggaggagggtgcACAGGCTTCAATTAGCGATTGCGCTGCTGATCACCGCGACGGTGGCGATGGTTCTCGGGATGATTGCAGTTATAAGAGCAAGGAGGacgggagggaggaagggcggCGACGGCAATGACTCGGAGATGGGCGGAGAGCTGTCGTGGCCATGGCAGTGCACGCCATTCCAGAAGCTGAGCTTCTCGGTCGAGCAGGTGGTGCGGAGCCTGGTCGACGCCAATGTGATCGGAAAAGGTTGCTCGGGGATTGTCTACCGTGTCAACATGGACAACGGGGACGTGATTGCCGTCAAGAAGCTTTGGCCCAGCACCGGAACAGCCGCTCCGGCAGGCAAAGATGATGGCAATGGTAACAGGGTCCGGGACTCGTTCTCGGCCGAGGTGCGGACGCTCGGCTCGATCCGGCACAAGAACATCGTGCGCTTCCTTGGGTGCTGCTGGAACAGGAGCACGCGGCTGCTCATGTATGATTACATGGCGAACGGGAGCCTCGGCGGCCTGCTTCACGAGCGCAATGGCTTCTCACTCGAATGGGACTTGAGGTACCGGATCATCCTCGGGGCGGCGCAGGGCCTTGCTTACCTTCACCATGACTGTGCCCCCCCGATAGTCCACAGGGACATCAAGGCTAACAACATCCTTATCGGACTCGACTTCGAGCCTTACATCGCCGACTTTGGCCTCGCCAAGCTTGTTGAGGATGGGGACTTCGCCCGGTCCTCCAACACCGTCGCCGGATCCTATGGCTACATAGCGCCCG AGTACGGATATATGATGAAGATCACAGAGAAGAGCGATGTGTACAGCTACGGCGTGGTGGTGCTGGAAGTGCTGACCAGTAAGCAGCCCATCGACCCAACGATCCCTGATGGGCTGCACGTCGTGGACTGGGTGAGGCGGAGGAAGGGAAGCATGGAAGTGCTCGACCCGAGCCTCCGGGGACGGCCAGCCACAGAGGTGGAGGAGATGCTGCAGGCGCTCGGCGTGGCCCTGCTCTGCGTGAACCCCACCCCAGATGAGCGGCCGACGATGAGGGATGTGGCCGCGATGCTCAAGGAGATCCGGCATGAAAGGGAGGAGTATGCCAAAGTGGACGTCCTCCTCAAGGGCTCATCACCATCCCCGACCATGGCAAATGCGACAACCTCGACGTCCACTACCTTGCTGTGCCAACAGAGTAGCGTCGACGGCGACAACAGCAAGAATACCAGCTTCTCTGCTTCCAGTGTCTACTCTTCCTCTAAGGCTAAATCACCCTTGGATTGCAAGTCCGGCTATCCTTCCTAA
- the LOC103723298 gene encoding uncharacterized protein LOC103723298 isoform X2, with product MASCSSLHGILFLPFANKTPKIIASAVAVISHSTAGNGIAWKRLSAIRWKSVRSVSALASSSTDDLRPALDENPEGIISGEWPENFSLLSYDDLRAYLDTQIISEQMKPTALLGEVMSTQIRTATADQTLEEIDHHFEVVSGLPVIDAELKCIGVVSKQDRAKASHGSKSKVGEVMSSPAITLSPDKTVLDAAALMLKMKIHRIPILNEKQQQVVGMVTRTDIFQALETQVV from the exons ATGGCTTCTTGCAGCTCTCTCCACggaatcctcttcctccctttcgCAAACAAAACCCCCAAAATTATCGCATCCGCCGTCGCCGTTATAAGCCATTCCACCGCTGGAAATGGTATCGCTTGGAAGCGGCTCTCCGCGATCCGGTGGAAGAGCGTCAGATCGGTCTCGGCGCTGGCGTCCTCGTCGACGGACGACCTCCGGCCGGCGTTGGATGAGAACCCGGAGGGCATCATCTCCGGCGAGTGGCCGGAGAACTTCTCCCTCCTCAGCTACGACGACCTCCGCGCCTACCTCGATACCCAAATCATCAGCGAGCAg ATGAAGCCGACGGCGCTGTTGGGGGAAGTGATGTCGACGCAGATCCGGACGGCGACGGCCGACCAGACGCTGGAGGAGATCGATCACCACTTTGAAGTCGTGTCGGGGCTTCCAGTGATCGACGCAGAGCTCAAATGCATTGGAGTGGTCTCCAAGCAGGACAGGGCCAAAGCCTCCCATGGG TCGAAATCAAAGGTTGGTGAAGTCATGTCCTCTCCTGCCATCACTTTGTCACCTGACAAGACAGTTTTGG ATGCTGCAGCTTTAATGCTTAAGATGAAGATCCATAGGATACCAATCCTAAATGAAAAACAACAGCAAGTTGTAG GGATGGTTACTCGGACCGACATATTCCAGGCACTGGAAACCCAGGTGGTGTAA
- the LOC103723299 gene encoding shugoshin-1-like isoform X1 yields the protein MTSLITRKRLSDITNLTSIRRSPRSKAEDQEMVKAVPTVSAKNYISQLLTENSALSKIIEEKNKIIDMNGIELRKLRFMLQKAHQQNAQFAHTNSQMLAEFNLGKDRLKAMQHELGCMTAALRTKTLELEEVKKLYKQHKQPYKNINIVFKENKNKLAEFVPDASHLASYQKACSPNGKRKLRSRSLGTTTLPQQVAAKEKNECRNSRSLRRRSSNLNAEHCEPTEGLFEIEDIKFPIRSLTSDPMHEDNSAQLEPSSAQPKSDAIMNPVKVELQEEKSSSKDHQGSRRSSLGRPMRRAAEKVNSYKEVPLNVKMRRNE from the exons ATGACGTCACTGATAACGAGGAAGAGGCTCTCGGACATCACCAATTTGACGAGCATCAGGAGGTCGCCAAGATCCAAAGCGGAGGATCAAGAAATGGTGAAGGCCGTACCCACTGTGAGTGCTAAGAATTACATTTCCCAACTCCTCACG GAAAATTCCGCTCTTTCGAAGATAATTGAGGAGAAAAA TAAAATCATAGATATGAACGGCATCGAGTTGCGGAAGCTCCGATTCATGCTGCAGAAAGCACATCAGCAGAATGCACAGTTCGCACATACTAACTCTCAGATGCTAGCG GAGTTCAATTTAGGTAAAGACAGA TTAAAAGCAATGCAGCATGAGCTTGGATGCATGACAGCAGCTCTCAGAACAAAGACTTTAGAACTGGAG GAAGTAAAGAAACTTTATAAACAACACAAACAACCATACAAGAATATAAACATTGTG TTTAAGGAGAATAAAAACAAGTTGGCAGAGTTTGTGCCAGACGCATCCCATCTAGCTAGTTACCAGAAGGCTTGCAGTCCCAATGGGAAGCGCAAACTGAGAAGTCGAT CCCTAGGAACTACTACATTACCTCAACAAGTTGCTGCAAAAGAGAAGAACGAATGCAGAAA TAGCAGGTCTTTGAGAAGGAGATCCAGTAATCTGAATGCTGAGCATTGTGAACCTACCGAGGGATTGTTCGAAATAGAGGATATAAAATTTCCAATCCGTTCTCTGACCAGTGACCCCATGCATGAAGACAATTCTGCTCAGCTAGAACCTTCCTCAGCTCAACCCAAATCAGATGCCATCATGAACCCTGTAAAGGTTGAATTACAGGAAGAAAAGAGCTCATCAAAAGATCATCAAGGGTCAAGGAGATCATCACTTGGAAGGCCTATGCGGAGGGCAGCTGAGAAGGTCAATTCTTACAAGGAAGTGCCTCTCAATGTCAAAATGAGAAGAAACGAGTAA
- the LOC103723299 gene encoding shugoshin-1-like isoform X3 — protein MTSLITRKRLSDITNLTSIRRSPRSKAEDQEMVKAVPTVSAKNYISQLLTENSALSKIIEEKNKIIDMNGIELRKLRFMLQKAHQQNAQFAHTNSQMLAEFNLGKDRLKAMQHELGCMTAALRTKTLELEEVKKLYKQHKQPYKNINIVFKENKNKLAEFVPDASHLASYQKACSPNGKRKLRSRSLGTTTLPQQVAAKEKNECRKSLRRRSSNLNAEHCEPTEGLFEIEDIKFPIRSLTSDPMHEDNSAQLEPSSAQPKSDAIMNPVKVELQEEKSSSKDHQGSRRSSLGRPMRRAAEKVNSYKEVPLNVKMRRNE, from the exons ATGACGTCACTGATAACGAGGAAGAGGCTCTCGGACATCACCAATTTGACGAGCATCAGGAGGTCGCCAAGATCCAAAGCGGAGGATCAAGAAATGGTGAAGGCCGTACCCACTGTGAGTGCTAAGAATTACATTTCCCAACTCCTCACG GAAAATTCCGCTCTTTCGAAGATAATTGAGGAGAAAAA TAAAATCATAGATATGAACGGCATCGAGTTGCGGAAGCTCCGATTCATGCTGCAGAAAGCACATCAGCAGAATGCACAGTTCGCACATACTAACTCTCAGATGCTAGCG GAGTTCAATTTAGGTAAAGACAGA TTAAAAGCAATGCAGCATGAGCTTGGATGCATGACAGCAGCTCTCAGAACAAAGACTTTAGAACTGGAG GAAGTAAAGAAACTTTATAAACAACACAAACAACCATACAAGAATATAAACATTGTG TTTAAGGAGAATAAAAACAAGTTGGCAGAGTTTGTGCCAGACGCATCCCATCTAGCTAGTTACCAGAAGGCTTGCAGTCCCAATGGGAAGCGCAAACTGAGAAGTCGAT CCCTAGGAACTACTACATTACCTCAACAAGTTGCTGCAAAAGAGAAGAACGAATGCAGAAA GTCTTTGAGAAGGAGATCCAGTAATCTGAATGCTGAGCATTGTGAACCTACCGAGGGATTGTTCGAAATAGAGGATATAAAATTTCCAATCCGTTCTCTGACCAGTGACCCCATGCATGAAGACAATTCTGCTCAGCTAGAACCTTCCTCAGCTCAACCCAAATCAGATGCCATCATGAACCCTGTAAAGGTTGAATTACAGGAAGAAAAGAGCTCATCAAAAGATCATCAAGGGTCAAGGAGATCATCACTTGGAAGGCCTATGCGGAGGGCAGCTGAGAAGGTCAATTCTTACAAGGAAGTGCCTCTCAATGTCAAAATGAGAAGAAACGAGTAA
- the LOC103723299 gene encoding shugoshin-1-like isoform X2 — translation MTSLITRKRLSDITNLTSIRRSPRSKAEDQEMVKAVPTVSAKNYISQLLTENSALSKIIEEKNKIIDMNGIELRKLRFMLQKAHQQNAQFAHTNSQMLAEFNLGKDRLKAMQHELGCMTAALRTKTLELEEVKKLYKQHKQPYKNINIVFKENKNKLAEFVPDASHLASYQKACSPNGKRKLRSRSLGTTTLPQQVAAKEKNECRNRSLRRRSSNLNAEHCEPTEGLFEIEDIKFPIRSLTSDPMHEDNSAQLEPSSAQPKSDAIMNPVKVELQEEKSSSKDHQGSRRSSLGRPMRRAAEKVNSYKEVPLNVKMRRNE, via the exons ATGACGTCACTGATAACGAGGAAGAGGCTCTCGGACATCACCAATTTGACGAGCATCAGGAGGTCGCCAAGATCCAAAGCGGAGGATCAAGAAATGGTGAAGGCCGTACCCACTGTGAGTGCTAAGAATTACATTTCCCAACTCCTCACG GAAAATTCCGCTCTTTCGAAGATAATTGAGGAGAAAAA TAAAATCATAGATATGAACGGCATCGAGTTGCGGAAGCTCCGATTCATGCTGCAGAAAGCACATCAGCAGAATGCACAGTTCGCACATACTAACTCTCAGATGCTAGCG GAGTTCAATTTAGGTAAAGACAGA TTAAAAGCAATGCAGCATGAGCTTGGATGCATGACAGCAGCTCTCAGAACAAAGACTTTAGAACTGGAG GAAGTAAAGAAACTTTATAAACAACACAAACAACCATACAAGAATATAAACATTGTG TTTAAGGAGAATAAAAACAAGTTGGCAGAGTTTGTGCCAGACGCATCCCATCTAGCTAGTTACCAGAAGGCTTGCAGTCCCAATGGGAAGCGCAAACTGAGAAGTCGAT CCCTAGGAACTACTACATTACCTCAACAAGTTGCTGCAAAAGAGAAGAACGAATGCAGAAA CAGGTCTTTGAGAAGGAGATCCAGTAATCTGAATGCTGAGCATTGTGAACCTACCGAGGGATTGTTCGAAATAGAGGATATAAAATTTCCAATCCGTTCTCTGACCAGTGACCCCATGCATGAAGACAATTCTGCTCAGCTAGAACCTTCCTCAGCTCAACCCAAATCAGATGCCATCATGAACCCTGTAAAGGTTGAATTACAGGAAGAAAAGAGCTCATCAAAAGATCATCAAGGGTCAAGGAGATCATCACTTGGAAGGCCTATGCGGAGGGCAGCTGAGAAGGTCAATTCTTACAAGGAAGTGCCTCTCAATGTCAAAATGAGAAGAAACGAGTAA